A part of Micromonospora chersina genomic DNA contains:
- a CDS encoding trypsin-like serine protease, which translates to MSAHRARRWGAGLLGVVLASGLLGGGTASAVTGATPVPDGTYAFTAKVTFGDARACTGALVDQNFVVTAKTCLTDGTTPVAAGAPTKPTTVVVGRTDLTTTAGRELAAVAVVPHPDRNLALLRLSAPVAGIAPVALAATAPAAAETLKVAGYGRTATEWVPDRLHAADFTVQAVAADTADIVGASAGATICKGDAGGPALRDVAGTPQLVAISNTSWQKGCLAETETRDGATVTRVDDLGSWIREQTADVQIFGVAAGGQLTYSVIDAASGQLRANRQSTATLGFTAKAMATLNENTILITSTSGTMYRVDVTGLDPLTFTTTSVMDGWSTYDRLAYDGYGSLYGIIATTNELRRRTLTTEKPATAADLSRSTVVATGFSQKTLTASGPGRILGNIADGRLLSYKINGGGPEGFVYSALAATGWAGYTHVLSPGGGWYFARTSTGGLDRYRDANPYDGSGADLTKSTAVSTSGWSQTLLSARPWHGLVSVYGAKPDGRLSYTAFDPVTGATVFSTVSTQTLGFTPKTLATLNSDTLLVTDGGDLYRVDITGTQPLTFTRTASIQGGWTHTRLVYDGYGSLFGQAGSVLHRYTVTKSKPAVATDITNHVVPISSGFGVLSLGANGKGHLITTTSTGALATYYITPAGAWDGRFDPATTGWSGVTSLFSPGSGHYYRRDANGVLTGYLETSPFDSTGADLTAYVPTGTAGGGWDAILSVQPYDAWPDSTRRW; encoded by the coding sequence TTGTCAGCTCATCGTGCACGGCGATGGGGAGCCGGTCTCCTCGGCGTCGTCCTCGCCTCGGGTCTGCTGGGCGGCGGAACCGCCTCGGCCGTCACCGGCGCCACCCCGGTGCCCGACGGCACCTACGCCTTCACCGCCAAGGTGACCTTCGGCGACGCCCGGGCCTGCACCGGCGCGCTCGTCGACCAGAACTTCGTCGTGACGGCCAAGACCTGCCTCACCGACGGGACCACGCCGGTCGCCGCCGGCGCGCCCACCAAGCCGACCACGGTGGTCGTCGGCCGCACCGACCTCACCACGACAGCCGGTCGGGAGCTGGCGGCCGTCGCGGTCGTCCCGCACCCGGACCGGAACCTCGCCCTGCTGCGGCTCTCCGCCCCGGTCGCCGGCATCGCGCCGGTCGCCCTGGCCGCGACCGCGCCCGCCGCCGCGGAGACGCTGAAGGTGGCCGGCTACGGCCGCACCGCCACCGAGTGGGTGCCGGACCGGCTGCACGCGGCCGACTTCACCGTCCAGGCCGTCGCCGCCGACACCGCCGACATCGTCGGCGCCTCGGCCGGGGCGACCATCTGCAAGGGCGACGCGGGTGGCCCCGCGCTCCGCGACGTCGCCGGCACGCCGCAGCTCGTGGCGATCAGCAACACCTCCTGGCAGAAGGGCTGCCTGGCCGAGACGGAGACCCGCGACGGCGCCACCGTCACCCGGGTGGACGACCTGGGCTCGTGGATCCGCGAGCAGACCGCCGACGTGCAGATCTTCGGCGTCGCCGCCGGGGGTCAGCTCACCTACAGCGTGATCGACGCGGCCAGCGGCCAGCTGCGCGCCAACCGCCAGTCGACCGCCACGCTCGGCTTCACGGCCAAGGCCATGGCCACGCTGAACGAGAACACGATCCTGATCACAAGCACCAGCGGCACGATGTACCGGGTGGACGTCACGGGGCTCGACCCGCTGACCTTCACCACCACCTCCGTCATGGACGGCTGGTCCACCTACGACCGGCTGGCCTACGACGGCTACGGTTCGCTCTACGGCATCATCGCCACCACCAACGAGCTGCGCCGCCGGACGCTGACGACGGAGAAGCCGGCCACGGCGGCCGACCTCAGCCGGTCCACCGTCGTCGCCACCGGCTTCTCCCAGAAGACCCTCACGGCGAGCGGGCCCGGCCGGATCCTCGGCAACATCGCGGACGGTCGGCTGCTCTCCTACAAGATCAACGGTGGCGGGCCGGAGGGCTTCGTCTACAGCGCCCTGGCCGCGACCGGCTGGGCCGGCTACACCCACGTGCTCTCGCCCGGTGGCGGCTGGTACTTCGCCCGCACCTCGACCGGCGGGCTGGACCGGTACCGTGACGCCAACCCGTACGACGGCAGCGGTGCCGACCTGACGAAGTCCACCGCGGTCAGCACCAGCGGCTGGAGCCAGACGCTGCTGTCGGCCCGGCCGTGGCACGGCCTGGTCTCGGTCTACGGCGCCAAGCCCGACGGCCGGCTCTCCTACACCGCGTTCGACCCGGTGACCGGCGCCACGGTCTTCAGCACCGTGTCGACGCAGACCCTCGGCTTCACGCCGAAGACGCTGGCCACCCTGAACTCGGACACGCTGCTCGTCACCGACGGTGGTGACCTCTACCGGGTCGACATCACGGGCACCCAGCCGCTCACCTTCACCCGGACCGCCTCCATTCAGGGGGGCTGGACGCACACCCGGCTGGTCTACGACGGCTACGGCTCACTCTTCGGCCAGGCGGGCAGTGTCCTGCACCGCTACACGGTGACCAAGTCCAAGCCGGCCGTCGCCACCGACATCACGAACCACGTGGTGCCGATCAGCAGTGGCTTCGGTGTGCTGTCGCTGGGCGCCAACGGCAAGGGCCACCTGATCACCACGACCAGCACGGGGGCCCTCGCCACGTACTACATCACCCCGGCCGGCGCCTGGGACGGCCGCTTCGACCCGGCGACGACGGGCTGGAGCGGGGTCACCTCGCTCTTCTCGCCCGGCAGCGGTCACTACTACCGCCGCGACGCCAACGGCGTGCTGACCGGCTACCTGGAGACCAGCCCGTTCGACAGCACCGGCGCCGACCTGACGGCGTACGTGCCGACCGGCACGGCCGGCGGTGGTTGGGACGCCATCCTCTCCGTCCAGCCGTACGACGCCTGGCCGGACAGCACGCGCCGCTGGTGA
- a CDS encoding ArsR/SmtB family transcription factor, whose amino-acid sequence MNHETELEVRTPAHFKALAHPFRHRLLFALGSGPATISQLATGLGAAKGTVAHHLKVLTEAGMVRTAHTRQVRGGTEQYHERAFRRLTGETGDAGATTALFGAVAEELAGDPDPLLHLRHLRLTPAQAERLRSTLDTLVGEAEEAGPDQPRYGVLVSLYRRPDRPS is encoded by the coding sequence GTGAACCACGAGACCGAGCTGGAGGTCCGGACCCCGGCCCACTTCAAGGCGCTGGCCCACCCGTTCCGGCACCGGCTGCTCTTCGCGCTCGGGTCCGGGCCGGCCACCATCAGCCAGCTCGCCACCGGGCTCGGCGCGGCCAAGGGCACCGTCGCCCACCACCTCAAGGTGCTGACCGAGGCCGGCATGGTGCGGACCGCGCACACCCGGCAGGTGCGCGGCGGCACCGAGCAGTACCACGAGCGCGCCTTCCGCCGACTGACCGGCGAGACCGGCGACGCCGGCGCCACCACCGCGCTGTTCGGCGCGGTCGCCGAGGAACTGGCCGGCGACCCCGACCCGCTGCTGCACCTGCGCCACCTGCGGCTCACCCCGGCACAGGCCGAACGGCTGCGGTCCACGCTGGACACACTGGTCGGCGAGGCCGAGGAGGCCGGCCCGGACCAGCCCCGCTACGGCGTCCTGGTCTCCCTCTACCGCCGCCCTGATCGTCCCTCTTGA
- a CDS encoding S41 family peptidase, whose amino-acid sequence MRQDEITDIVERAAKLVAEQYVFPEVAGRIAAHLGDRLRAGAYDGVADAAALGALVTTDLQEANGDLHLRLKHHEAPLADIAGDPAEEHFVQLAALTMGGVARVERLPGNVGLLEIRPYLFPPHLAGDLVVAALRLLAGTDALLLDLRGNRGGSPDMVALVCGWFFAEPTHLHTMHERAGTTHQYWSAAWLPVPRYAPDKPVLVLTGPETFSGGEELAYDLQQFGRATVVGERTRGGAHPRIGHRLHPHLELTVPVARPVNAASGTNWEGCGVAPDVETPAGAAREVAYRRALESLLAADPERPTAAEARDALAALG is encoded by the coding sequence ATGCGACAGGATGAGATCACCGACATCGTCGAGCGGGCCGCGAAGCTGGTCGCCGAGCAGTACGTCTTTCCCGAGGTGGCCGGCCGGATCGCCGCCCACCTGGGCGACCGGCTCCGCGCCGGGGCGTACGACGGGGTGGCCGACGCGGCGGCGCTCGGCGCGCTGGTCACCACCGACCTCCAGGAGGCCAACGGCGACCTGCACCTGCGGCTCAAGCACCACGAGGCGCCGCTGGCCGACATCGCCGGTGACCCGGCCGAGGAGCACTTCGTCCAGCTCGCCGCGCTCACCATGGGCGGCGTTGCCCGGGTGGAACGGCTGCCCGGCAACGTCGGGCTGCTGGAGATCAGGCCGTACCTCTTCCCGCCGCACCTGGCCGGGGACCTCGTCGTCGCCGCGTTGCGGCTGCTCGCCGGCACCGACGCGCTCCTGCTCGACCTGCGCGGCAACCGGGGCGGCAGCCCGGACATGGTGGCACTGGTCTGCGGCTGGTTCTTCGCCGAGCCGACCCACCTGCACACCATGCACGAGCGGGCGGGGACCACCCACCAGTACTGGAGCGCGGCGTGGCTGCCCGTGCCCCGCTACGCGCCGGACAAACCGGTGCTCGTGCTGACCGGTCCGGAGACGTTCTCCGGCGGCGAGGAGTTGGCGTACGACCTCCAGCAGTTCGGCCGGGCCACAGTGGTCGGCGAGCGGACCCGGGGCGGCGCGCACCCGCGGATCGGGCACCGGCTGCACCCCCACCTGGAGCTGACCGTGCCGGTGGCCCGGCCGGTGAACGCGGCGAGCGGCACCAACTGGGAGGGCTGCGGGGTCGCCCCCGACGTCGAGACGCCGGCCGGGGCGGCGCGCGAGGTCGCGTACCGGAGGGCCCTGGAGAGCCTGCTCGCCGCGGACCCGGAGCGGCCGACGGCGGCCGAGGCGCGCGACGCCCTGGCCGCCCTGGGCTGA
- a CDS encoding zinc-ribbon domain-containing protein, with the protein MFFIFGLRTKVDRSGVVTQVCRNCGNRAAQVITRRATKFTLFFIPLIPVRTRYAQQCTFCGAQYEVSRAEAERLPVG; encoded by the coding sequence ATGTTCTTCATCTTCGGGCTCCGGACCAAGGTCGACCGGTCCGGCGTGGTCACCCAGGTCTGCCGCAACTGCGGCAACCGGGCCGCCCAGGTCATCACCCGGCGGGCCACGAAATTCACCCTCTTCTTCATCCCGCTGATCCCGGTACGCACCCGGTACGCGCAGCAGTGCACGTTCTGCGGCGCCCAGTACGAGGTCTCCCGGGCCGAGGCCGAGCGCCTCCCGGTCGGCTGA
- a CDS encoding YciI family protein, whose product MKYMMLVCTDTQPDRNPDAAPDIEKWVAERDANGQRLTGSRFAPPSAATTVRVRDGELLLTDGPFAETKEVIVGFDLLECADLDEAVEVARAHPMAYAGRIELRPLVED is encoded by the coding sequence ATGAAGTACATGATGCTCGTCTGCACCGACACCCAGCCGGACCGGAACCCGGACGCCGCGCCCGACATCGAGAAGTGGGTGGCCGAGCGGGACGCCAACGGCCAGCGCCTCACCGGCAGCCGGTTCGCGCCCCCGTCGGCCGCCACCACGGTCCGGGTCCGCGACGGCGAACTGCTGCTCACCGACGGCCCGTTCGCCGAGACGAAGGAGGTCATCGTGGGCTTCGACCTGCTGGAGTGCGCCGACCTGGACGAGGCGGTCGAGGTGGCCCGCGCCCACCCGATGGCGTACGCCGGGCGCATCGAACTGCGCCCGCTGGTGGAGGACTGA
- a CDS encoding RNA polymerase sigma factor: protein MTDAAGAVADAGAEAYPRIVAALIRVTGDWTLAEDCAQEALAAALERWPRTGVPDNPGGWLMTAARNRAVDVLRRASVERRKLRDLALLTDPAPAPPEGDVVDDRLRLIFTCCHPALALEARVALTLRTVAGVPTADIARAFLVTESTMTRRLTRAKARIAAAGVPYRVPTGPALVERLPGVLGVLYLLFTRGYDADGEPAFAAEAIRLARLLHTLLPDQAEAAGLLALFLLHHSRRTARRDPSGDLLTLDQQDRARWDRSAIAEGVALLARAGDGPYALQARIAAAHATAPTAAATDWPAIAGCYDALARLQPTPVVGLNRAVAHGYAYGPAAGLALLAEARAGGALDGYPPAVAAEAELTARLGDPARAAALFRAAADLVRSDPERRALLRRAAELSP from the coding sequence ATGACCGACGCGGCCGGGGCGGTCGCCGACGCGGGTGCCGAGGCGTACCCGCGGATCGTGGCCGCCCTGATCCGCGTCACCGGCGACTGGACCCTCGCCGAGGACTGCGCCCAGGAGGCCCTCGCGGCTGCGCTGGAACGCTGGCCCCGCACCGGCGTGCCGGACAACCCCGGCGGGTGGCTGATGACCGCCGCCCGCAACCGGGCCGTGGACGTGCTGCGCCGCGCCAGCGTGGAACGCCGCAAGCTGCGCGACCTGGCGCTGCTCACCGATCCCGCGCCCGCGCCACCGGAGGGAGACGTGGTGGACGACCGGCTCCGGCTCATCTTCACCTGCTGCCACCCGGCGCTCGCGTTGGAGGCCCGGGTGGCGCTGACCCTGCGCACGGTGGCCGGGGTGCCGACCGCCGACATCGCCCGCGCCTTCCTGGTCACCGAGTCGACGATGACCCGCCGGCTCACCCGGGCCAAGGCCCGGATCGCCGCGGCCGGCGTCCCGTACCGGGTGCCGACCGGGCCCGCGCTTGTCGAGCGCCTGCCGGGCGTGCTGGGCGTGCTCTACCTGCTCTTCACCCGGGGGTACGACGCCGACGGCGAGCCCGCGTTCGCCGCCGAGGCGATCCGCCTGGCCCGGCTGCTGCACACACTCCTGCCGGACCAGGCCGAGGCGGCCGGGCTGCTCGCCCTGTTCCTGCTGCACCACTCCCGCCGGACGGCCCGCCGCGACCCGTCCGGCGACCTGCTCACCCTCGACCAGCAGGACCGCGCCCGGTGGGACCGGTCCGCCATCGCCGAGGGCGTCGCGCTGCTGGCGCGTGCCGGCGACGGCCCGTACGCCCTCCAGGCCCGGATCGCCGCCGCGCACGCGACCGCCCCGACCGCCGCGGCGACGGACTGGCCGGCCATCGCCGGCTGCTACGACGCGCTGGCCCGGCTCCAGCCGACCCCGGTGGTCGGGCTGAACCGGGCGGTGGCCCACGGGTACGCGTACGGCCCCGCCGCCGGTCTGGCCCTGCTCGCCGAGGCCCGGGCCGGCGGGGCGCTGGACGGCTACCCGCCGGCGGTGGCCGCCGAGGCCGAGCTGACCGCCCGCCTCGGCGACCCGGCACGCGCCGCCGCGCTGTTCCGGGCCGCCGCCGACCTGGTCCGCTCCGACCCCGAGCGGCGGGCGCTGCTCCGCCGGGCCGCCGAACTGTCGCCCTGA
- a CDS encoding SRPBCC family protein, with translation MSDLLTVRARLAAPAEAVRHALTDPAELRAWLAEHAEVELPRRYEFWGRYTPEGDAPHQRLLHADERTLRFAWTLDGVETTTEFELTPEGDSTVLTLRQSHFSFAEAMDGSSIRGVLQTFWALAIANLNAHLEGRPLLPRTDFTSADLRGEVLIDAPVDKVWTSLTDSEQASAWFGFPIGIEPWVGGRYAMGGFDAGYAAKVVDLTPGRALSVDWGPTGVSTWELAESDGRTKLTFVQSGFDEGNPPYAAWTGSVAGLAELRRFHEMADWQPIWLAVEMPSNA, from the coding sequence ATGAGTGACCTGCTGACCGTCCGGGCCCGCCTCGCCGCGCCGGCCGAGGCCGTGCGCCACGCGCTGACCGACCCGGCCGAGCTGCGCGCCTGGCTGGCCGAGCACGCCGAGGTCGAACTGCCCCGGCGCTACGAGTTCTGGGGCCGCTACACACCGGAGGGCGACGCGCCGCACCAGCGGCTGCTGCACGCCGACGAGCGGACGCTGCGCTTCGCCTGGACGCTCGACGGGGTGGAGACCACCACCGAGTTCGAGCTGACGCCGGAGGGCGACAGCACCGTGCTGACCCTGCGGCAGAGCCACTTCAGCTTCGCCGAGGCCATGGACGGCAGCAGCATCCGCGGCGTCCTCCAGACCTTCTGGGCCCTCGCGATCGCCAACCTCAACGCGCACCTGGAGGGCCGCCCGCTGCTGCCGCGCACCGACTTCACCTCCGCCGACCTGCGCGGCGAGGTGCTCATCGACGCGCCGGTGGACAAGGTGTGGACCTCCCTGACCGACTCGGAGCAGGCCAGCGCCTGGTTCGGCTTCCCGATCGGCATCGAGCCCTGGGTCGGCGGCCGCTACGCCATGGGCGGCTTCGACGCCGGCTACGCGGCCAAGGTCGTCGACCTCACCCCGGGCCGCGCGCTCTCCGTCGACTGGGGACCGACCGGCGTCAGCACGTGGGAGCTGGCCGAGTCCGACGGCCGGACGAAGCTGACCTTCGTGCAGTCCGGCTTCGACGAGGGCAACCCCCCGTACGCGGCCTGGACCGGGTCCGTGGCCGGGCTCGCCGAGCTGCGCCGCTTCCACGAGATGGCCGACTGGCAGCCGATCTGGCTCGCCGTGGAAATGCCCAGCAACGCCTGA
- a CDS encoding winged helix-turn-helix domain-containing protein translates to MRDVLYLEEREQAEALLKPQRIEVLRQLAEPRTCTEIAARLEQTPQRVYYHVKQLVAAGLAEQVAERRVRGISEGIYQAAARSYWLSPRLVGRIGGARRAQDELSLGYLLDLMEEVQADIAALDRTAPELPSIGVSGEIRVPAERRQEFLHDLQSTLRDLFTRYGGAEGDAFKLAVACYPKGDNDE, encoded by the coding sequence ATGAGAGACGTCCTGTACCTGGAAGAGCGCGAGCAGGCCGAAGCCCTGCTCAAGCCGCAGCGGATCGAGGTGCTGCGGCAGCTCGCCGAGCCCCGCACCTGCACCGAGATCGCCGCCCGGCTGGAGCAGACGCCGCAGCGGGTCTACTACCACGTCAAGCAGCTGGTCGCCGCCGGGCTGGCCGAGCAGGTCGCCGAGCGGCGGGTGCGCGGCATCAGCGAGGGCATCTACCAGGCCGCCGCCCGGTCCTACTGGCTCTCGCCCCGACTCGTCGGCCGGATCGGCGGGGCCCGCCGCGCACAGGACGAGCTGAGCCTGGGCTACCTGCTCGACCTCATGGAGGAGGTCCAGGCGGACATCGCCGCGCTGGACCGCACCGCCCCCGAGTTGCCGTCGATAGGTGTCTCCGGCGAGATCCGGGTGCCCGCCGAACGGCGGCAGGAGTTCCTGCACGACCTGCAGTCGACGCTGCGGGACCTGTTCACGCGCTACGGCGGCGCCGAGGGGGACGCCTTCAAGCTCGCCGTGGCCTGCTACCCGAAGGGCGACAACGATGAGTGA
- a CDS encoding class I SAM-dependent methyltransferase: MSLTDRTPGAASAPAGPPAGGRRGGPTVADVIRAVTTGDLPVRITGYDGSAVGPADAGITLAIRSERGLSYLLTAPGDLGMARAYVSGDLGLEGVHPGDPYEALRVLKDEMPLRMPPVGEALALVRGLGWERLLPPPPPPQEAAPRWKRVVNGLRHSRTRDSNAISHHYDVSNAFYEKVLGPSMTYTCAVFHSPTDTLEEAQRAKYDLVAGKLALKPGMRLLDVGCGWGGMVRHAAREYGVKALGVTLSRAQAEWAQAAIEREGLGDLAEVRHLDYRDAPREQFDAISSIGLTEHIGVRNYPAYFGALRSRLKTGGRLLNHCITRADNRAPHRSGAFIDRYVFPDGELAGPGRLISEIHDAGLEVHHEENLRQHYALTLAGWCRNLVEHWDFCVGEVGPGTARVWGLYMAGSRMAFERNGIQLHQVVATHNGPDGVNGYPLRPDWTP; this comes from the coding sequence ATGAGTCTGACCGACCGAACGCCCGGGGCGGCGAGTGCCCCGGCCGGCCCGCCGGCGGGGGGCCGGCGTGGCGGACCGACCGTGGCGGACGTGATCCGCGCGGTCACCACGGGCGACCTGCCCGTGCGCATCACCGGATACGACGGCAGCGCGGTCGGCCCGGCCGACGCCGGGATCACCCTGGCGATCCGCTCCGAACGCGGGCTGTCCTATCTGCTCACCGCCCCGGGTGACCTGGGCATGGCCCGGGCCTACGTGAGCGGCGACCTCGGGCTGGAGGGCGTCCACCCGGGCGACCCGTACGAGGCGTTGCGGGTGCTCAAGGACGAGATGCCGCTGCGCATGCCGCCGGTGGGCGAGGCGCTCGCCCTGGTCCGGGGGCTCGGCTGGGAGCGGCTGCTGCCACCGCCGCCCCCGCCGCAGGAGGCCGCGCCGCGCTGGAAGCGGGTGGTCAACGGGCTGCGCCACTCCCGCACCCGGGACAGCAACGCGATCTCCCACCACTACGACGTCTCCAACGCCTTCTACGAGAAGGTGCTCGGCCCGTCGATGACGTACACCTGCGCGGTCTTCCACAGTCCCACCGACACCCTGGAGGAGGCGCAGCGGGCCAAGTACGACCTGGTCGCCGGCAAGCTGGCGCTGAAGCCGGGGATGCGGCTGCTCGACGTCGGCTGCGGCTGGGGCGGCATGGTCCGGCACGCGGCCCGGGAGTACGGGGTCAAGGCGCTCGGCGTGACCCTGTCGCGGGCGCAGGCCGAGTGGGCGCAGGCGGCGATCGAGCGGGAGGGGCTGGGTGACCTCGCCGAGGTGCGCCACCTCGACTACCGGGACGCGCCGCGCGAGCAGTTCGACGCGATCTCGTCGATCGGGCTGACCGAGCACATCGGGGTGCGCAACTACCCGGCCTACTTCGGGGCGCTGCGCAGCCGGCTCAAGACCGGCGGCCGGCTGCTCAACCACTGCATCACCCGGGCCGACAACCGCGCGCCGCACCGTTCCGGGGCGTTCATCGACAGGTACGTCTTCCCGGACGGCGAGCTGGCCGGCCCGGGCCGGCTGATCAGCGAGATCCACGATGCCGGGCTGGAGGTGCACCACGAGGAGAACCTGCGCCAGCACTACGCGCTGACGCTTGCCGGCTGGTGCCGCAACCTCGTCGAGCACTGGGACTTCTGCGTCGGCGAGGTGGGCCCGGGCACCGCCCGGGTCTGGGGTCTCTACATGGCCGGCTCGCGGATGGCCTTCGAGCGCAACGGCATCCAGCTGCACCAGGTGGTCGCCACGCACAACGGTCCGGACGGGGTGAACGGCTACCCGTTGCGTCCCGACTGGACGCCCTGA
- a CDS encoding FAD-binding oxidoreductase, with product MHAVRDHERAVDALRRSYAAVPAGEPVRLAKQTSNLFRPRSAPRTPGLDVSGLTGVLSVDPDARTADVQGMCTYEDLVDATLPHNLMPLVVPQLRTITLGGAVTGLGIESTSFRNGLPHESVTELDILTGAGELVTARPVGEHADLFRAFPNSLGSLGYSTRLRIELQPVRRYVALRNIRFSRLEELTDAIAEVVAKGSWEGEPVDGMDGVMFSPGEAYLVLATFTDEADGGPSDYTGQDIYYRSLRRRTRDVLTTYDYLWRWDTDWFWCSAAFGVQHPVVRRLWPQRYRRSDFYHRLVRLEHRHQVAARIDRLRGRPARERVVQDVEIPLAGTADFLRWFARTVRMTPVWLCPLRLREPAGPGSARAWPLYPLQPGETYVNIGFWGSVPIAEGAADGDVNREIERAVSDAGGHKSLYSDAYYDRAAFDRLYGGATWRAVKERYDPDHRLTGLYEKAVARA from the coding sequence ATGCACGCTGTCCGTGATCATGAGCGGGCGGTGGACGCGCTGCGGCGGTCGTACGCCGCGGTGCCCGCCGGGGAACCCGTACGGCTGGCCAAGCAGACCTCCAACCTGTTCCGACCCCGGTCCGCGCCGCGCACCCCCGGCCTGGACGTGAGCGGGCTGACCGGGGTGCTCTCCGTCGACCCGGACGCCCGGACCGCCGACGTGCAGGGCATGTGCACCTACGAGGACCTGGTCGACGCCACCCTGCCGCACAACCTGATGCCGCTGGTCGTGCCGCAGCTGCGCACCATCACGCTGGGCGGCGCGGTGACCGGGCTGGGCATCGAGTCCACCTCGTTCCGCAACGGCCTGCCGCACGAGTCGGTGACCGAGCTGGACATCCTCACCGGGGCCGGCGAGCTGGTCACGGCCCGGCCGGTGGGCGAGCACGCCGACCTGTTCCGGGCCTTCCCCAACTCGCTGGGCAGCCTCGGCTACTCCACCCGGCTGCGCATCGAGCTGCAACCCGTGCGCCGCTACGTGGCGCTGCGCAACATCCGGTTCAGCCGGCTGGAGGAGCTGACCGACGCGATCGCCGAGGTGGTCGCCAAGGGCTCCTGGGAGGGCGAGCCGGTCGACGGCATGGACGGGGTGATGTTCAGCCCCGGCGAGGCGTACCTGGTGCTGGCCACGTTCACCGACGAGGCCGACGGCGGGCCCAGCGACTACACCGGCCAGGACATCTACTACCGCTCGCTGCGCCGGCGCACCCGCGACGTGCTCACCACCTACGACTACCTGTGGCGCTGGGACACCGACTGGTTCTGGTGCTCCGCGGCGTTCGGGGTGCAGCACCCGGTGGTCCGCCGGCTCTGGCCGCAGCGCTACCGGCGCAGCGACTTCTACCACCGCCTGGTCCGGCTGGAGCACCGGCACCAGGTGGCCGCCCGGATCGACCGCCTGCGGGGCCGGCCGGCCCGGGAGCGGGTGGTGCAGGACGTGGAGATCCCGCTCGCCGGCACCGCCGACTTCCTGCGCTGGTTCGCCCGGACGGTGCGGATGACTCCGGTGTGGCTCTGCCCGCTGCGGCTGCGGGAGCCGGCCGGTCCGGGATCCGCCCGGGCGTGGCCGCTGTATCCCCTCCAACCGGGCGAAACCTATGTGAACATCGGTTTCTGGGGGAGCGTGCCGATCGCCGAGGGCGCCGCCGACGGCGACGTCAACCGGGAGATCGAGCGCGCGGTGTCGGACGCGGGCGGGCACAAGTCGCTCTACTCCGACGCGTACTACGACCGGGCGGCGTTCGACCGGCTCTACGGCGGGGCGACCTGGCGCGCCGTGAAGGAACGCTACGACCCGGACCACCGGCTCACCGGACTGTACGAGAAGGCGGTAGCGAGAGCATGA
- a CDS encoding aminoacyl-tRNA deacylase, which produces MSSPALTALDDAGLPYRVIRHGPVRSLAEAAAARGVAVPDVVKTIVVRRGEDDHLFVLTPGDRVVSWPKLRHLLGVSRMSMPDAAAAKAATGYERGTITPFGATTAWPVVADERLRGREITLGAGEHGVAVAVDADAALAALDATVADVTDPEPAR; this is translated from the coding sequence ATGTCCTCCCCCGCCCTCACCGCCCTGGACGACGCCGGCCTGCCCTACCGGGTGATCCGGCACGGCCCGGTACGCAGCCTCGCCGAGGCGGCGGCGGCGCGCGGCGTCGCGGTCCCCGACGTGGTGAAGACGATCGTGGTCCGCCGCGGCGAGGACGACCACCTGTTCGTGCTCACCCCCGGCGACCGGGTCGTCTCCTGGCCGAAGCTGCGCCACCTGCTGGGCGTGAGCCGGATGTCCATGCCGGACGCCGCCGCCGCGAAGGCCGCCACCGGCTACGAACGCGGCACCATCACCCCGTTCGGCGCCACCACCGCCTGGCCGGTGGTCGCCGACGAGCGGCTGCGCGGCCGGGAGATCACCCTCGGCGCCGGCGAGCACGGGGTGGCCGTCGCGGTCGACGCCGACGCCGCCCTCGCCGCTCTCGACGCGACAGTCGCCGACGTCACCGACCCGGAGCCCGCCCGCTGA
- a CDS encoding DUF427 domain-containing protein yields the protein MPKAVWNDLVVAESDDTVLVEGNHYFPRTALRDDLIRDSDTHTVCPWKGTASYYTLEHEGATSPDAVWYYPDPKPEAEMVRDRVAFWKDVRVVD from the coding sequence ATGCCGAAAGCCGTCTGGAACGACCTGGTCGTCGCGGAGAGCGACGACACCGTGCTGGTCGAGGGAAACCACTACTTCCCCCGCACGGCCCTGCGCGACGACCTGATCCGCGACTCCGACACCCACACGGTCTGCCCGTGGAAGGGCACGGCCTCCTACTACACGCTCGAACACGAGGGCGCCACCAGCCCGGACGCCGTCTGGTACTACCCCGACCCCAAGCCGGAGGCGGAGATGGTGCGCGACCGGGTGGCGTTCTGGAAGGACGTCCGGGTCGTCGACTGA